From one Treponema denticola genomic stretch:
- the yajC gene encoding preprotein translocase subunit YajC has translation MNFMPLLEGTAQGGFASFGFLIPMLLVFVIFYFLLIRPQKKEQQKTEKMISQLQKGDKIITIGGIHGVVSSTKEKTIIIKVDDNCKIEINRSAVGAVLKDEPPKPDFGGEGEKKKPLFGKKSDDSENGGTVSQNESK, from the coding sequence ATGAATTTTATGCCTTTATTGGAAGGAACCGCTCAGGGCGGCTTTGCCTCCTTCGGTTTTTTAATACCAATGCTCTTGGTGTTCGTTATTTTTTATTTTTTGCTTATTCGACCGCAGAAAAAGGAACAGCAAAAAACCGAAAAGATGATTTCTCAGCTTCAAAAGGGAGATAAGATCATCACCATAGGCGGTATTCATGGTGTTGTGAGCTCAACAAAAGAAAAGACAATTATCATAAAAGTTGATGACAACTGCAAAATTGAAATTAACCGTTCTGCAGTAGGAGCCGTTTTAAAAGATGAGCCTCCTAAGCCCGATTTCGGCGGTGAAGGCGAAAAAAAGAAACCTTTATTCGGAAAAAAATCCGACGATTCCGAAAACGGCGGCACAGTTTCACAAAACGAGTCAAAATAA